From Prochlorococcus marinus XMU1419, a single genomic window includes:
- the hemH gene encoding ferrochelatase — MDKIGVLLMNLGGPERITDVGPFLYNLFSDPEIIRTPFPAFQKPLAWLISTLRSTTSQQAYLSIGGGSPIRRITEQQARELQSKLRNKGFNATTYIAMRYWHPFTESAIADIKADGIDQIVVLPLYPHFSISTSGSSFRELKKLRDSDNDFKKIPMRCVRSWFSQSGYLKSMVELISEQISLCESPSNAHIFFTAHGVPKSYVEEAGDPYKQQIEDCSLLIINELEKYLGHSNPYTLSYQSRVGPVEWLKPYTEEVLADLGKSNVNDLIVVPISFVGEHIETLQEIDIEYKEIAEKAGIKNFRRVKALNTHPTFIEGLSDLVISCLEGPLINIEEASQLPEKVKLYPQEKWQWGWNNSSEVWNGRVAMIVFLVLFIELISGSGPLHRLGIL; from the coding sequence ATGGATAAAATAGGCGTCTTACTAATGAATTTAGGAGGGCCTGAACGCATTACCGACGTAGGTCCATTCTTATACAATCTTTTTTCTGATCCAGAGATTATCAGGACTCCTTTCCCTGCTTTCCAAAAACCTTTGGCTTGGTTAATTAGTACCCTTAGAAGTACTACTTCACAACAGGCTTATCTATCAATAGGTGGTGGATCACCAATAAGGAGAATAACTGAGCAACAAGCAAGAGAATTGCAATCAAAATTGAGGAATAAAGGCTTTAATGCTACTACTTATATAGCTATGAGGTATTGGCATCCTTTTACGGAATCAGCCATCGCTGACATAAAAGCAGATGGCATAGATCAAATTGTAGTTCTTCCTTTGTATCCACATTTTTCAATCAGTACAAGTGGTTCAAGCTTTAGGGAATTGAAGAAATTGCGAGACTCTGATAATGACTTTAAGAAAATACCCATGAGATGTGTACGGAGTTGGTTCAGTCAATCAGGTTACTTAAAGTCCATGGTTGAATTAATTTCTGAGCAAATTTCACTTTGTGAATCACCTTCAAATGCGCATATTTTTTTTACTGCTCATGGTGTGCCTAAGAGTTATGTAGAAGAAGCTGGAGATCCTTATAAACAACAAATTGAAGATTGTTCGTTGTTAATAATAAATGAACTGGAAAAATATTTAGGTCATAGTAATCCTTATACGCTCTCTTATCAAAGTAGAGTTGGTCCAGTCGAGTGGTTAAAACCTTATACAGAAGAAGTGTTAGCTGATCTTGGGAAGTCAAACGTTAATGATTTGATTGTGGTTCCAATAAGTTTCGTTGGAGAGCATATTGAAACATTGCAAGAAATTGACATTGAATATAAAGAAATTGCTGAAAAAGCTGGCATCAAAAACTTTCGGAGAGTAAAGGCTTTAAATACTCATCCTACTTTTATTGAGGGACTAAGTGATCTAGTGATTTCATGCTTGGAAGGGCCTTTAATAAATATAGAGGAGGCTTCTCAATTACCTGAGAAAGTTAAACTTTATCCCCAAGAAAAATGGCAATGGGGTTGGAATAATAGTTCAGAGGTATGGAATGGAAGAGTTGCTATGATTGTTTTTTTAGTACTTTTCATTGAACTTATTTCAGGCTCTGGACCCTTGCATAGGCTAGGGATTTTATAA
- a CDS encoding site-specific integrase — protein MNVIQEIYIINDKFATQGSKLRIEKRGDKLNIRGSLPSKEDKKNFKIQRISLGIKADISGLEEAKKKLQLINLQLELNQFDWMNWTGKLNQKGNKNSFDFPNKLNQFEEFFFKERKNEYLNSTRKTTWRSSYKPYLKRILNIYNDHHNQDLVKIFQKTLESYKEGSRSRKQCATSLSVLAKFLDIKLPEDWKLKSKGYGLNKAGYRDLPTDDLIEKLWEKIPNKSWKFVFGLMATYGLRNHEVFFCDLSSLTNNGDKIIRVLPTTKTGEHQVWPFHPEWIERFELFKLGNNPELLPKINRDLKITTLQNIGKKITDKFNSYSLQIKPYDLRHAWAVRTIFYDLPDTVAARMMGHSVSLHTQTYHHWITKRDQQKAVNNALLKVKKMKSI, from the coding sequence ATGAACGTAATTCAGGAAATTTATATTATCAATGATAAATTTGCTACGCAAGGCAGCAAACTTAGGATTGAAAAAAGAGGAGATAAATTAAATATTAGAGGTTCCCTACCTTCAAAAGAAGATAAAAAAAACTTTAAAATCCAAAGAATATCTCTTGGTATAAAAGCAGATATTTCTGGATTAGAGGAGGCTAAAAAAAAATTACAATTAATAAATTTACAACTGGAATTAAACCAATTCGACTGGATGAATTGGACAGGAAAGTTAAATCAAAAAGGAAATAAAAATAGTTTTGATTTTCCAAATAAATTAAATCAATTTGAGGAATTTTTTTTTAAAGAAAGAAAAAATGAATATTTAAATAGCACTAGAAAAACTACTTGGAGAAGTTCTTATAAACCCTATCTTAAAAGAATTCTCAATATATATAATGATCATCACAACCAAGATTTGGTAAAAATATTTCAAAAAACCCTTGAAAGTTACAAGGAAGGAAGCAGAAGTAGGAAACAATGCGCCACCTCTCTAAGTGTTTTAGCTAAGTTTTTAGATATCAAACTTCCTGAAGATTGGAAATTAAAATCTAAAGGATATGGTCTTAATAAAGCTGGATACAGAGATCTGCCGACTGACGATTTAATTGAAAAACTTTGGGAGAAAATACCAAACAAATCTTGGAAATTTGTTTTTGGTCTTATGGCCACATATGGATTAAGAAATCATGAAGTATTTTTTTGTGATTTAAGTTCTCTTACAAATAATGGAGACAAAATTATTAGAGTTCTACCTACTACTAAAACGGGAGAACATCAAGTTTGGCCTTTCCATCCTGAGTGGATTGAAAGGTTCGAATTGTTCAAACTTGGCAATAATCCAGAACTACTTCCAAAAATTAATAGGGACCTAAAAATTACAACATTACAGAATATTGGGAAAAAAATTACAGACAAATTTAATAGTTACTCTTTACAAATAAAGCCTTATGATTTACGGCATGCTTGGGCAGTAAGAACAATCTTTTATGATTTACCTGATACTGTGGCTGCCAGAATGATGGGACATTCTGTTAGCTTACATACTCAAACTTATCACCACTGGATCACTAAAAGAGACCAGCAAAAGGCGGTTAATAATGCACTTTTGAAAGTAAAAAAAATGAAAAGTATTTAA
- the pgeF gene encoding peptidoglycan editing factor PgeF, with protein MPYEEIYFSKDEIFIQNKKFEYYISPILSQYNFKHAFFTKSSSEKFLQRLGNHFNENYINCVSNQIHSNVIVFGSNSQKGNKVDADGLVGNKFNQNLWVYTADCMPIFFADKRTRNVAALHCGRKGLEKKIIKSLVKIFDKLGASRDDLLVAIGPSISKEHYLVDNVTLKEFYRKAENKKTTVDLTKTKKDYCFGDSNHLKEQNLNQLDLKKSAYRQLLNEKVLNTNIDISNLCTYNLKNEFNSWRRSKTISRQWNFICY; from the coding sequence ATTCCTTACGAAGAAATATATTTCTCAAAAGATGAAATTTTTATTCAAAACAAAAAATTTGAGTATTATATTTCTCCTATTCTCAGTCAATATAATTTCAAACATGCATTTTTTACAAAGTCTAGTTCTGAAAAATTTCTTCAAAGATTAGGGAATCACTTTAATGAAAATTACATAAATTGTGTTTCTAATCAAATTCACAGTAATGTGATAGTCTTTGGATCAAATTCGCAAAAAGGGAATAAGGTTGATGCAGATGGTCTTGTTGGTAATAAATTCAATCAAAACTTATGGGTTTACACAGCTGATTGCATGCCAATATTTTTTGCAGATAAAAGAACAAGAAATGTAGCAGCCTTGCATTGTGGAAGAAAAGGTTTAGAAAAAAAAATAATAAAAAGTCTGGTTAAAATTTTTGATAAATTAGGGGCATCTAGAGATGATTTACTTGTTGCAATAGGTCCATCGATATCGAAGGAACATTATTTAGTTGATAATGTGACACTCAAAGAATTTTATAGAAAGGCCGAAAATAAAAAAACAACAGTCGATTTGACTAAAACTAAAAAAGATTATTGTTTTGGTGATTCAAATCACTTAAAAGAGCAAAACTTAAATCAACTCGATCTTAAAAAATCTGCTTACAGACAACTTTTAAATGAGAAGGTCCTCAATACTAATATAGATATCTCAAATTTATGCACGTACAATTTAAAAAATGAATTTAATTCCTGGAGAAGGAGCAAAACAATCTCAAGGCAATGGAATTTTATTTGCTATTAG
- a CDS encoding Tab2 family RNA-binding protein — translation MSINNKIEASLQLKTSDWELDFYSRPIIEANGKKRWELIICSTRSYKAEDIFLWNKKCPANEVNSVWLTKALNEAINEAKKRGWAKPSIVRFWRSSMKSIIKKSLEAVSIEALVSRRTYDLLDRIEFLEKEIYPKEKGYVRGVLAPTFNSKMENPPKPLPEAVRGDALTISEISIGELKSAENWPVEFGDIFPIQQDLDDNYLVPGLRLFSKDRSLALSAWFSCLEPIKLVINKNQLILEASEDDKWLVTDLPEIEANILSTKFIENKKNSFGYQFISIQSTPYIEKFAGFWILRDIELIS, via the coding sequence ATGAGCATAAATAATAAAATAGAAGCAAGTCTTCAATTAAAAACTTCAGATTGGGAATTAGACTTTTACTCAAGACCAATTATTGAAGCTAATGGAAAAAAAAGGTGGGAGTTAATTATTTGCTCTACAAGAAGTTATAAGGCAGAAGATATTTTTCTTTGGAATAAAAAATGCCCTGCCAATGAAGTTAATTCTGTATGGCTTACAAAGGCACTAAATGAAGCAATAAATGAAGCAAAAAAACGAGGCTGGGCGAAACCTTCAATAGTTCGATTCTGGAGGTCATCAATGAAATCGATCATTAAGAAATCTTTGGAGGCCGTAAGTATTGAGGCTCTTGTAAGTAGGAGAACTTACGACTTATTAGATAGAATAGAATTTCTTGAAAAAGAGATTTATCCAAAGGAAAAAGGTTATGTAAGAGGTGTATTAGCTCCAACTTTTAATTCTAAAATGGAAAACCCTCCTAAACCACTACCTGAAGCAGTCAGGGGTGATGCTTTAACTATCTCTGAAATATCAATTGGCGAATTAAAATCAGCAGAAAATTGGCCTGTGGAATTTGGAGATATTTTTCCAATTCAGCAAGATTTAGATGATAATTATTTAGTTCCAGGATTAAGACTTTTCAGTAAAGATAGATCTTTAGCACTTTCTGCATGGTTCAGTTGTTTAGAACCCATTAAATTAGTTATCAATAAAAACCAACTCATACTTGAAGCTTCAGAAGACGATAAGTGGCTGGTGACTGATTTGCCAGAAATAGAAGCAAACATTTTAAGTACAAAGTTTATAGAGAATAAAAAAAATTCTTTTGGTTATCAATTTATTTCCATACAGTCAACGCCATACATCGAAAAATTTGCAGGATTCTGGATCTTGAGAGATATTGAATTAATTTCATAA
- a CDS encoding S1 RNA-binding domain-containing protein: protein MGASNKNAQDNIQPKGNKKPLQVLHISKKDTQKKSQEIHNDQNNSQEEIKKESIAIKPQIIKDDLVKEIEESDENSKAFDTSQQDLNRPLDFSTQNKDFQFERTVDEFDFDESAFLEALNANEPIGTTGETITGKVIAIESDGLYVDIGGKAPGYMPKKECGLGVITNFKEKFSIGLEMEVLVIKEQNADGMVTVSARALILRQSWEKVSSFAKNGELINVLINGFNRGGLTCDVDGLRGFIPRSQLEDNQDYQSFVGKTLKVAFLEVNPESRKLVLSEKKASLVSKLTSLELGQLIEGEVLAVKPYGFFIDLGGASGLLHQSSLTNGSIRSLREVFREGETIKALISEIDLEKGRIGLNTALLENSAGELIIDKQKVMQEATERALKTKALFNKKEQDK from the coding sequence ATGGGAGCCAGTAATAAAAATGCCCAAGATAATATCCAACCAAAGGGCAATAAAAAACCTCTTCAGGTACTTCACATAAGCAAGAAAGATACTCAAAAAAAATCTCAAGAAATACATAATGATCAAAACAATTCGCAAGAAGAAATTAAAAAAGAAAGTATTGCAATCAAACCTCAAATCATTAAAGATGATTTAGTAAAAGAAATTGAGGAAAGTGATGAAAACTCTAAAGCTTTTGATACTTCTCAACAAGATTTAAATAGACCACTTGATTTTTCTACGCAAAACAAAGATTTTCAATTTGAAAGAACAGTTGATGAATTCGATTTTGATGAAAGTGCTTTTTTGGAGGCTTTAAATGCAAATGAGCCAATTGGGACTACAGGAGAAACAATTACAGGTAAGGTTATAGCAATCGAAAGTGATGGACTTTATGTAGACATTGGTGGGAAAGCACCTGGTTATATGCCCAAAAAAGAATGTGGATTGGGTGTCATAACTAACTTTAAAGAAAAGTTTTCTATTGGCCTTGAAATGGAAGTTTTAGTTATCAAAGAACAAAATGCTGATGGGATGGTAACAGTGAGCGCTCGGGCATTAATTCTCAGGCAAAGTTGGGAAAAAGTATCAAGTTTCGCAAAAAATGGAGAATTAATTAACGTTTTGATTAATGGATTTAATAGAGGTGGGCTTACTTGTGATGTAGATGGATTGAGAGGATTCATCCCAAGATCACAACTTGAAGATAACCAAGATTATCAATCTTTTGTTGGCAAAACTCTAAAAGTAGCGTTCCTTGAGGTGAATCCAGAATCTAGAAAATTAGTTCTCTCTGAAAAAAAGGCATCATTAGTCTCTAAACTTACAAGTCTAGAATTAGGTCAATTAATTGAAGGAGAAGTTTTAGCAGTAAAACCATATGGTTTCTTTATAGATTTAGGAGGAGCTAGTGGACTTCTTCATCAATCCTCACTAACAAATGGATCGATTCGTTCTTTAAGAGAAGTTTTTAGAGAAGGAGAAACTATTAAAGCTTTAATATCTGAAATTGACCTCGAAAAAGGGCGTATTGGTCTCAATACAGCACTTCTAGAAAACTCTGCGGGAGAATTAATTATTGATAAGCAAAAAGTTATGCAAGAAGCTACAGAGAGAGCACTAAAAACTAAAGCACTCTTCAATAAAAAAGAACAAGATAAATGA
- a CDS encoding creatininase family protein, producing MNFKPIPNKFEYLNWQEIESVAKNERSTVIWPFGAVEQHGPHLPLATDSIFVDEIISEVFKLFSADIPLKKLPTQYIGFSPEHKGFAGTISLSSNLITSMIKEVGGQLSEMGFKRLILINGHGGQISLLNTAARELRSFAPKMAVFPCFLWSGVNGLSELLTKSEIEDGLHASLAETSLMLALKPELVGDERPNERVKGQIPEGWSLEGNAPTAWLTNDFSKSGVIGDSREANESLGKNLKELLINHWFKLIMNLMESDWPNNT from the coding sequence ATGAACTTTAAACCAATACCTAATAAATTTGAATATTTAAATTGGCAAGAAATTGAGAGTGTTGCAAAAAACGAAAGATCAACAGTGATTTGGCCATTTGGTGCTGTTGAGCAACATGGGCCGCATTTACCTCTTGCTACAGATAGTATTTTTGTTGATGAAATAATTAGCGAAGTTTTTAAATTATTCTCTGCAGATATTCCATTAAAAAAACTTCCGACTCAATACATTGGTTTTTCTCCAGAGCATAAGGGTTTTGCTGGAACAATCTCTCTTTCCTCAAATTTAATAACCTCAATGATTAAGGAAGTCGGAGGTCAATTATCTGAAATGGGTTTTAAAAGACTGATATTGATTAATGGACATGGAGGTCAAATCTCATTATTAAATACAGCTGCAAGAGAGCTAAGAAGTTTTGCACCAAAGATGGCAGTTTTCCCTTGTTTTTTATGGAGTGGTGTTAACGGATTAAGTGAATTGTTAACAAAAAGTGAGATTGAGGATGGGCTTCATGCCTCTTTAGCTGAAACAAGTTTGATGCTCGCTTTAAAACCAGAATTAGTAGGTGATGAACGCCCAAATGAAAGAGTTAAAGGACAGATCCCAGAAGGTTGGAGTCTAGAGGGCAATGCGCCTACTGCTTGGCTTACTAACGACTTCAGTAAATCAGGTGTTATTGGGGATAGCAGAGAAGCAAATGAGTCTTTAGGAAAAAATCTAAAGGAATTATTGATTAATCATTGGTTCAAATTGATTATGAATCTGATGGAATCAGATTGGCCAAATAATACTTAA
- the ilvB gene encoding biosynthetic-type acetolactate synthase large subunit produces MTLTSRSLLKDNSKHENPIWITGAEALMDSLKIHGVEIIFGYPGGAILPIYDAVHKAEKDGWLKHYMVRHEQGGTHAADGYARSTGEVGVCFGTSGPGATNLVTGIATAQMDSVPLVVVTGQVPRPAIGTDAFQETDIFGITLPIVKHSWVIRDPADIARVVSEAFFIASSGRPGPVLIDIPKDVGQEFFNYQRVLPGEIIPKGFKRIGDINDCDIKKAIKLIENSERPLLYVGGGAISSGAHDEIRILAKNYQIPVTTTLMGKGAFDEKDNLSVGMLGMHGTAYANFAVTECDLLIAIGARFDDRVTGKLDTFAPNAKVIHIDIDPAEVNKNRRVDVAIVSDVSKALRKINQKYLNNKFAFKTKNWLEKIDFWKNKHPLYKPPEEGEIYPQEVLMKIRELSPEAYVTTDVGQHQMWAAQYLRNSPRKWISSAGLGTMGFGLPAAIGVKTALPNSDVICIAGDASVLMNIQELGTLSQYGLKVKLIIINNRWQGMVRQWQESFYNERYSSSDMSCGEPDFVKLAESFGVKGYLISDRKQLQNELQHALDHDGPALINILVRRGENCYPMVPPGKSNAQMVGYVNCED; encoded by the coding sequence GTGACTCTTACCTCGAGATCCTTGTTAAAGGATAATTCAAAACATGAAAATCCCATTTGGATAACAGGTGCAGAAGCACTAATGGATTCTTTAAAAATTCATGGTGTAGAGATTATATTTGGATATCCAGGAGGAGCCATTCTTCCAATTTATGATGCTGTTCATAAAGCGGAAAAAGATGGTTGGTTAAAGCACTATATGGTCAGACATGAACAAGGCGGCACCCATGCAGCTGACGGATATGCGAGATCTACGGGTGAAGTAGGAGTTTGCTTTGGAACCTCAGGTCCAGGTGCAACAAATTTGGTTACTGGAATTGCAACTGCACAAATGGATTCAGTCCCTCTAGTAGTCGTTACAGGTCAAGTTCCAAGACCTGCTATTGGGACTGATGCTTTCCAAGAAACTGATATTTTTGGTATAACTCTTCCAATAGTTAAACACTCATGGGTAATAAGAGATCCAGCAGATATAGCAAGAGTTGTTTCAGAGGCTTTTTTTATAGCATCTTCAGGAAGACCTGGCCCTGTTTTAATAGATATACCAAAGGATGTAGGCCAAGAATTCTTTAATTATCAAAGAGTTTTGCCTGGCGAAATTATTCCTAAAGGGTTTAAGAGAATCGGAGATATTAATGATTGTGATATAAAAAAAGCGATTAAATTAATAGAGAATTCTGAGAGACCTCTTCTTTATGTTGGCGGTGGTGCAATATCTTCTGGAGCTCATGATGAAATTAGAATTTTGGCAAAGAACTATCAAATACCAGTCACTACAACTTTAATGGGAAAAGGTGCTTTTGATGAAAAAGATAATTTATCAGTTGGCATGTTGGGAATGCACGGAACTGCTTATGCGAACTTTGCAGTTACGGAATGTGATCTTTTAATTGCTATTGGAGCAAGGTTTGATGACAGAGTAACAGGAAAATTAGATACTTTTGCTCCTAATGCAAAAGTCATCCATATAGATATTGATCCAGCAGAAGTTAATAAAAATAGACGTGTAGATGTTGCAATTGTCTCTGACGTTTCAAAAGCTCTTCGCAAAATTAATCAAAAATATCTAAACAACAAATTTGCTTTTAAGACGAAGAACTGGTTAGAGAAAATAGATTTCTGGAAAAATAAACATCCTTTATATAAACCGCCTGAAGAAGGAGAAATTTATCCTCAGGAAGTTCTTATGAAAATAAGGGAACTTTCACCTGAAGCTTATGTAACTACAGATGTTGGACAACATCAAATGTGGGCTGCTCAGTACCTTAGGAACTCTCCAAGAAAATGGATTAGTAGTGCAGGCCTAGGAACTATGGGTTTTGGATTACCAGCTGCAATTGGGGTCAAAACAGCCTTACCTAATTCAGACGTGATTTGTATAGCTGGAGATGCAAGCGTCTTAATGAATATTCAAGAATTAGGCACTTTGTCCCAATATGGATTGAAGGTAAAGTTGATCATTATTAACAATCGCTGGCAAGGGATGGTTAGGCAATGGCAGGAAAGTTTCTACAATGAAAGGTATTCCTCATCGGATATGAGTTGTGGCGAACCTGATTTTGTAAAACTTGCTGAGTCTTTTGGAGTTAAAGGATACTTAATTTCTGATAGAAAACAGTTACAGAATGAATTGCAACATGCACTTGATCATGACGGCCCTGCCTTAATTAATATTCTTGTAAGAAGAGGTGAAAATTGCTATCCAATGGTGCCTCCTGGGAAAAGTAATGCTCAAATGGTTGGATATGTTAATTGTGAAGACTAA